The Tenrec ecaudatus isolate mTenEca1 chromosome 9, mTenEca1.hap1, whole genome shotgun sequence genome window below encodes:
- the LOC142456221 gene encoding olfactory receptor 9A4-like, with protein sequence MLGNYSSATEFYLVGFPGSRQLRYSLFATFLFLYSVTLMGNSVIITIVCVDKRLQSPMYFFLSHLSVLEILITSIIVPVMLWGLLLPGMLRLSLSVCVAQLFLNLSLGTSEFLLVGAMAVDRYVAVCNPLRYGIIMNSQTCNWVVIGSWVFGFFSEIWPVYATFHFTYCKSNVVNNFFCDRGQLLKLSCDNTQFTEFVLFLMAIVIIAGSLIPTIISYTYIITTVLKIPSASGRRKAFSTCASHFTFVIIGYGSCFFLYVKPNQTQAAEYNRTVSLMVTVVTPFLNPFIFTLRNDKVIEALRDGVKRCCHLIHK encoded by the coding sequence ATGTTGGGGAACTACTCTAGTGCCACTGAATTTTATCTCGTTGGCTTCCCTGGCTCCCGCCAGCTACGCTACAGCCTATTTGCCACCTTCTTGTTCCTCTACTCAGTGACGCTAATGGGAAACTCTGTAATCATCACTATTGTGTGTGTTGATAAGCGTCTGCAGtctcccatgtacttcttcctcagccACCTCTCTGTGCTGGAGATCCTGATCACATCCATTATTGTCCCTGTGATGCTCTGGGGGCTGCTGCTTCCTGGGATGCTGAGATTATCTCTGAGTGTCTGTGTGGCCCAGCTCTTCTTGAACCTCTCTCTGGGGACCTCAGAGTTTTTGCTAGTAGGAGCGATGGCTGTGGACCGCTACGTGGCTGTGTGTAACCCTCTGAGGTACGGCATCATCATGAACAGTCAAACCTGCAACTGGGTGGTGATTGGATCGTGGGTATTTGGGTTCTTTTCTGAAATCTGGCCCGTCTACGCCACCTTCCATTTCACCTACTGCAaatccaatgtggtgaataattttTTCTGTGACCGAGGACAATTGCTCAAACTGTCCTGTGACAACACCCAGTTCACTGAATTTGTCCTCTTTTTAATGGCCATTGTCATCATCGCTGGCTCGTTGATTCCGacaatcatctcctacacctacaTCATCACCACTGTCCTCAAGATCCCTTCAGCCTCCGGTCGCAGgaaagccttctccacctgcGCCTCCCACTTCACCTTTGTCATCATTGGCTATGGAAGCTGCTTCTTTCTCTACGTGAAGCCCAACCAAACGCAGGCGGCTGAGTACAACAGGACCGTTTCCCTGATGGTTACTGTGGTGACCCCCTTCCTCAACCCTTTCATCTTCACCCTCCGGAATGACAAAGTCATAGAAGCCCTGCGGGATGGCGTGAAACGCTGCTGCCACCTCATCCACAAGTAG